Below is a genomic region from Macaca thibetana thibetana isolate TM-01 chromosome 1, ASM2454274v1, whole genome shotgun sequence.
CCCCTCTTCCACTGGGTGATTGTATTGGGCCACCCAGAAAATCCATGATAACCTCTTTGTTTTAAGGTCAGTTGTTTAGCaaacttaattccatctgcaatgTTAATTGTTCTTAGCCAACCAATATAATATATTCACTGATTTTAGGGACTAGGACATGGATATCTCCGAAAGCAGTTATTCACCTACCATACATAGTAACTGCTATATTAGGGTTAGCTTTtcttggtattattattattattattattaaaggtCCTTAGATTTAGAGTTAAGGACTTGGACTCAAATCACAGCTTCAAAACTTACCATCTGTGTGGTCTTGGGAACGTTAATTGCTGTCTTTGAGACATGCAATTTAGTATGTTATTTGGAAATATGCAGCAAATAGATAAATCATTAGTTatcaaaaaaatcacttttatttattaatttatttatttatttttcaccagTTGTCAAATGATCCTTTATTGAAATACTTTCTTTGTGCTTAACTGGCTGGGCATTCCACAGCACCACTGTTGATGTCATCTATGATGTCATGGGGGTGGCGGCCATCAACATTACAGCCCACAGACTGGGCAGTCCCCAGGATCTCTTTAATGGTTCCAGAGAGTTCTCTGGCTAAGGATCGGTGCCGCATCTGTCGAGCAATGTTGACGATCTCATCAAAAGTGATATTCCCactgtgtttaatgtttttctgtttctttctgtctcttggtgGTTCCTTGAGGGCTTTGATGAtcagggcagaggcagaaggcacCACCTCAATCTGGGCCTGTCTGTTCTGAATGGTCAGTTTCACTGTAATCCTCAGGCCCTTCCAGTCACCTGTTGCCTTGGCAATGTCATCACCAACCTTTTTCGGAGACAGACCCAGGGGGCCGATCTTGGGGGCCAGCGCAGAAGTGGCACCGACTTCACCTCCGGTGCACCTCAGGTATACGACTTTGATCTCGTTGGGTCGAATTTCGGCGGCATGGTGGAGGTGGCTGGTGTTGGATGAACCCGGATTCGGGACGACCGAAGAAAGTTGCACCTTTACCCCGCTCCGAGCGGAAAGCCGAGAgcaaaaaaatcactttaaaattgaAGTCCTTGGACTGTAGAACTGGGTGTTAGTTAGAAattggtggtgggggagggggagataGAGGGGCAGAAGTGTGGTGTTTTGTTGACTTTACAAACATTTAGCTctatttgtcttaatttttttgtggtaaaatacacataacataaaatgtatcgtTAGtgacattcacagtgttgtgtaaACGTTACTACTGTCTtgttctagaacattttcattaaccCCAAAGGAAATCTTGTACTATTAAGCAGTCACTTGCCATTCCCCACTCCTCCTGGCCactggcaatcactaatctgcCTCCTGTCTAAGGATTTTCTGACTCTGGATGTTtcctataaataaaatcatacaatatgtggcttttgcaactggcttctttcacttagcataatattttgaaaatatatctaCCCTGTAGAatgtatcagcacttcattccttttttaaggctaatattctgttgtatggatataccacattttgtttattcatgtatctgttgatggacatttgggttgtttccaccttttggctatcgAGTgtagtgctgctgtgaatatgTGTGCACAAGTTGTTGTTTGAACACCTGCTTtacttcttttgggtatataaccaggagtggaattcctggatcatatagtaattctatatTGAATCCGATGTGGACCCACCAAACCCTTCCACAGCAGTTATGccattttaaattcccaccagcaaggGACATgggctccaatttctccacattctcagcCACTGGTCCATTTGTCATGTAACGAAACTAAAAATGTATGGGACTTTTAATGGAACTAAAAATTCTGTATATAGTACTATGATAAAttaaaatcactaaaataaaaccataaagtGATACTAATAACAGGCATAAGGatgaaaaaaaacagaatgtggGGATCGGCATAGCCTTACCGGGTATATTAtttcttattgctgctgtaacaaattaccacaaatttagtgagTTAAAcccacagaaatgtattcttttatagTTCCAGAGGTTAAACGTCCAAAATGGGTcacactgggctaaaatcaaggctGTGTTCCTTTCTAGAGGCTTTAGGGAGAATCCACTTCTTTGCCTTTTCTGGCTTCCAGAGGTTGCCAACAAGTCTTGGCTTGTAGCCCCTTCCTCTGTATTCAAAGCCAACAGCATAgcatctcttctctcctctctgactGCTGTTTCTATCCTTAGATGTAAGGACTCTCTGACTCTGATCTTCCCTCTTACGAAGACCTGGTAGTTACATGGGCTCACCTAGATTATTGAGAacaatctccccatctcaaaatccttaccttcatcacatctgcaaaatctcttttgctgtgtaaagtaacatattcataTGTTCTGGGATTCAGATATGGATGTCTTTGGAAGGCTATTATTGAGCCTACCACCCCAGGGTAACTTTACTCATGAAGAACTCACTCATGGAGAGGTGGGCAGAAAGGGCTCTGTCACTTAGAAAGTGGCAAAGTTACCCAGTGAAGTCAAACCACCTAAGCCTTAGTTTTCTGTTCCATAAAGGGGAGGTAATAATAGTAAACATGTTATCTgtcgtgtatttttttttttttttttggtggaagtaaaataagaaaaaaatgtttacctaTGCTAACTCAAATTTCTACCAAGCAACTTTAGTGCTCTTAGAAGACTGTAGGTAAAGCTGGTAGCTGCAAATTTCAGGCATGACTTTCTTTGAAGTCTTATGTTTTATCTGAGAAATTCATGTGAATTATACATTGTAGTTAATAACAGATGTGTGTTTGTTTTACtacataaataatgttttaagtgTCTCGCCAGCAGGAACAATACATTGATGTTCTCTATTCTTTCATATTGCATACCCCCATCACATCTCTGATTATCTCTGTTTGagaaatattgttaaataaaagaaagcacaTTGTAAACTATAATGAGGAATGAAAACTCATATCATCAGATTCAAACATCAAATATTAAAAGCATAGCAGTGGTCTTAGCTCCATGTAGTGAACCAAAGGAAGAATAAAGGCCTTTTCTAAGAAGTGCAGCAAAACAGAACTCTGAAAACACATATGATTCCTGGAATTTGCCTTTTGTTAATACAGTATGATCTGTTCTTCAGACTGTGGTGAAGTAAGTTTTTCAGTCTGACTGACTGTCAGAGAGGTGGAAAGTTTATTATCAAGGAGAAATAGGTAAAGAAGAATGAAGCCAGTGGGAGATACTGGGGTCTCTGTGTCCCCTCCCCATAATATCCATAAGCTTCTCAAACATCATTCTTTGAGGTGGCCCAGTAATGCTTTCTCAGTCTTCTTTGACAATATATGCAGCCTCAAAAAACATCACTCTGCAACACATTGCTCTCTTTAGAAATTCCAGAAccatcttttttttgagatggagtctcactctgtcacccaggctggagtgtaatggcctgatcttggctcactgcagcctctgccttcagggttcaagtgattctcccatttcagcttcccaggtagctaagattacaggtgtttgccaccacgctgggctgatttttgtattttttggtagagatgtagagacagggtttcaccatcttggccagggtggtcttgaactcctgacctcaagtgatctgcccacctcggcctcccaaagtgttgggattacaggtgtaagccgctGCGTCCGGCCACAGCACCatcatttttaaatcagtaagACCAATATTCCCAAGGGCACCTCTAAAGAGGATCTGGGTTCCCTGAAACCTCCTGGGTAATGCAACAGGACTAGATGATTATGAATGTTTGGGGCCCTTCTGGAGATTTCTGGAAGACCTGTGCTatgtttctttcactcagctcATAAAGTAGCCTTAGATCTAgccaccttgttagccaggaaaGCGGAAAGCAAGTGAAAAGATTTCATAAGAGGCCCCAGAAATAACTTCCATAATTAACATCACTGGAGGAATATCTCATCTGCtcacaatttctttttatctcacCTATTTCTGTTGGAGAGTGTAATAAGGACTCGGAATATGGCTCCTTCTCaagaaattcttaaagaaaaatagcacTCCTCCCCTTCCCCAACAACTGTATAGATGCCTGCTAATATTTTCCTTAGAAGAATATCACTTTAACACATATACATGCTGGAAGTATGTCGAATTGTATCTTTTATTGAGAAATTTACCATGTAATTCTGGCAGGTAGATGACTTAGATAATATTCTAAAATGTGTAGTTTTCAGGGTTTAAGTGACTGAAAAGCTGAAGTCTAATGAAGATTTGTTAGTGGACGAAAGGAGCTAGGGAAGTGCATGCAGAATTGCTAAAGGGAAAGTGTCAAAACAAGCATTCATGAAGGCTGATTGAGAATCTGCAGAGTAAAACAAGTAGAAACAGGCCTTTGTGGGTTCATGTGATTCCACAGCTACAGAGGAATCGGGTAGGCTTAGAAGGTTAAAATGATGTAGTTTAAAGCAGAAATTTAAAACGTAGATTCCTGCTAAATAACCCtttgataatttttcaaaacaggaaaaatcTTGCACATTTTTATTCCCATGCCATGTGAGAAATCAAATCCCAATTCTTTTACCTTCTACTctctaataaatttttgtttgcttttacttctttttggtaaaatgaacAAGTCCTAAAATTAGATGAACTCCATTCTAATTCAAATTCTgttctcaaacaaaataaacttttcgTTCTTTGTCCTCTAATAACCTGACCAGTATTCTATTTTTACCTCTCAGCCCTGAAATGACTTTGACtcttaatttgaattttcctCATCTTGTAAATGTTCTGAGTGAGCTTTGGAGAGGTCTGCATTTGGTTCACTAGGCACAGTACAATTCTTACAAACTGTTGAGCTTCAGTTCAAGCTTCTATTATTCATACATCAAATTGCTTCTAGGGGTATGACACTTTGGACGTGATTGGAAGGCCAAGTGAAAGATATTTAGCGGTCTCACATGACAAGACCACTTGGACAAAAGGACTTTGTACATGTGATTCACACAATGGGAAATCATGAACTTTTTCTCACCCTGTAAGTGGCATTGTGCCAGAGTAAACTCAGGAGCTACCCTTTGGCATGATTCTGGAAATCTTTTTGGCTCTGATATTTGGAGTTTtagtgctaaaataaaaattagcattgGGAAGCACTTAATTATTTGTCATGGATTAAAACTATATAATCTCCTACATTTTATCCAAGAATACTACCGTCTTATAGGGTAGAAGTCTCATTCGttactaacattttatttgtttacacaATATTTTGTCACATAAGGGAATGTATATGAAAGCTAAGTGTATAATAgagcaataaaaatggaaaaaacaagatAATAGACTTAAATTCATTGTTCATTGAAGTCAAAGTTGTTCTTTGAGAGAACATTCATTTAAGTGAATGTTGTCCTTCCAGAAAACaagctttttcatttaaaaaagtgtttttgggccgggcatggaggctcatgcctgtaatcagagcactttgggaggccgaggcaggaggattgcttgagcccaggactttgagaccagcctgggcaacatggcgaaactccatctctacaaaaaatacaaaaattagctgggtatagagcatgtgcctgtagtcccagctactcgggagggtgaagtgggaggattgctttagccccgaagggtgaggctgcagtgaactgtggtcatgccactgcactccagcctgggtgacagagcaagaccctgtctcaaaaaatgaaaaagaaaaaggaacaaaacagtATTTCCGAAGCTCCCACTTTATGCTGTGCACCGTTTTGGTTGTTATGGAGAACGTAGGGGACTATAGAATATAGGATCAACATAGATCCTGTTTTCAAGGAGATTACAGTCTTGTAGAGAAGCAAGGcagtaaaattaagaaagaagTGGGCTCCCACACTTACATTTAGTATGAGTCAGacattttatctctttatctctTATCTTCACAACAATATTGCAAATAAGATATTATCCTTGTCAATTTATAGTATGGGAACAGTGATTGAGGAAGGTGAGTAACTTCTCTGAATTTACTCTGCTAGCAAGTTGTCAAAGCAGGATTCACATTCAGATGTTTCTCCCTTTAGAGAACGAAATGTTTCCCACTATGCCCACCGACTTCCTATTTCTAGCACACTAACCACTTTGTTTCTTAGAACGAGTCACTCAATCATTCTGTAACTTAGTTTCTTGGTCTATAAAATGAAGAGGTTTCTTACGTGGGGCAGACATTCATTCTGTTGTCTTTCAGCTAACCAAGACCAGACAGGATGTCTAGCTAGGGTCACAGCTACACACTTGGGACCAGGGCTGTTCGAGTGCCCTACATTCGGTGGGGGGCACACCATTCAGAGTGCCTGAGCCTTGAAGAAAAGTAGCATTTGGGTGGACACAGAGGAAGTGGAGGGTCTTCTAGATTGAGGGAGAAGCCAGAACAAAAGCTGGCCTCCAGAGCCGGGAGTGAGGCTGGACTGTTTGCCAGAGAGTGAGAGTTGGTAGTGGTGGAGTGAAAGGGGCCTGATGTGTAACATTGGGAGGAAAGTTGTTGGGTCTCAAGATGAAGGAGAACCTTGAATACCATGTGTTTGCACTCAACTGAAAGGTTCATAGAGCCATTTTAAGACTTACCAAATCACGTGCCACTATTTACTGCTTCGATTTTGAACTTGATACATCAGCTGGTTGAGATGCTCAGACTTTGTATGATATTAGCAAATATAACTGGTGGATTCCGCAATATTAATGATGTGGTAGTGCCTGACAAGTGATAGCAACCCACAAATTCCTGGTCATGACGAATACTTAATGAAGCATAAATGAATGCTTTTTGAGAGACTTGGGGATTGGCTCAGTTTTCCAGGTGGGTTCGTAAATTTGCCCTGAACTATCCAGTGTCACCTGGTTCTCTCAGACAAACTCTCTTAGACCAATAGGTGTGATAGAGGGGACTGTTGGAGGGTGCCATGTGTTATAAATATCCTTATCAGTTGGCTAAGTGCTGTTGTCTTTGGATGATCCATAAGGAAGCATAGCCAGGagtaatttgatattttaaaggaCACCAAAAATTAGAATCATGTTGTTGGAACTGTCTGAAAGAAGATTTAAtacttgttttattaaaattctgaTAAGAGATACAGGTGAACTACCTTACTTGGCAAAACAGATATATTCCTATGGCTTTATGGATTGAaccatattttaatataaatatttaaagggaAACTGTGATATCTGCAGCAtacaaaaatctttgaaataaacAACAATTTCCttactttgttttataattttgaatattggAATATAGAGCTTTATTAAAGGGGCAAACAAATTTAGAATTTACTATTAAATAATTGCATCTGGTGTTCAGCTACCATTTTGCTATATCTAGCTTTCAGTGACTTCCTTGGGCTCTTgggaaagaaacacacacacacacacacacacacacacacacacacacagagagagagagagagaaacactttTTCCAAACCTTCAAAgaaactgtaaatattttgttatataataataggaaaagcaatgaaaactaataaaatggatttttcatttagcagttcAAAAGTATCTACTGAATAACTACTGAATGCCTGAGTTATTCTAGACATTGGAGATGCCACAGTGAAGAAAACATACtaaatctctgccctcatggagcttaccttccagtgggacaaagatagtaaataaaaagaatgtttcaaAACATAAAGTCAGTTATCTCAGCACGTTATATTTTTTGCCCACTGTTTTAAAAGCCTCCTCTGTCTTATATCAAGTTTTCGTGtatgtatataactatatattaaatatttattctatttcctGATTCTACTTGTCTATCTCTGTCTACATTCTTGATTACTATGGctttagaataaaatttaatatctgaTATAGCAAGGCTTCCAAATTATTCTTCTACAAAAATGGCTTAACTATCTTTATTCTGTATTCTCAATATAAGTTTTAGAATCAGTTAAGTCCCACGAAAACTCTTAGGTTTTTATTGAATTGCAATTATAGGCCAATTTGGGAAGAAACAACACTTCATTGATAATGAATCTTCTCATAGACAATCATGGTAAATTTCTCTGTGcttaggtcttctttaatgtttctcattacattttaataaatttcttcATAAGTCTTGCCCATACTTTATTGGatttattctttataatttttattgctattgttgacattatttattttaaaactacattttctaaatgtttattacTGCTATATATGAATGCTAtctttgtatgttaattttataccCATCGACTAAGTTTGCTGAATTCAaatattaattctaattttttttaggaggttcttttggattttctgtgAATAATCACATCATTTTAGAGCAGTGGTTCACAATTGGGAATGATTTTGTCTGCAAGGGGACAGCGGGctatgtctagagacatttttgattgttgCAACTGGGATTGTTGAAATTTTGCAGCCATTTACTCAACAGTTATTTAATGCAGTACTACTAGGTATCAGGTCCTGTATTAGGGGCTAGATATTTAATGGTAAGTCAAACAGATACATTCTTACCCACTGCAGAATTTACTGTCTAGTTTATACCCTGCAAACAGAAAACATAACTTCTTTCAAAGTACTCATGGGATATTTACAGAAAGTAATTgtataataagtaaaaaaaaaaaaaaaaagaacctgacaAAGTTCCAAATGCAGAAGTTATATAAGGTATATACTTTTACCACTATATTATAAACATGGAAACTAGTAACAAGTGTTTAAACAAACTAGGCCAGTCAGGATGActcagggctgtaatcccagcattttgggaggctgaggcgggcagatcacttgagcccaggactttgagaccaacttgggcaatatgcaaaaccccatctctactaaaaatacaaaaaaattaaccaagtgtgatgatgtgcacctatagtcccagctattcaggaggctgagatgggaggatggcttgagaccgggaagtagaggttgcagtgagccaagactgtgccattgcactccagcctgagtgacatagtgagaccctgtctctacaaacaaaaaacaaaacaaaacaaataaacaaactaataaCTCCTTGCTAAATGGAGATCACATGTCCTTAAATgctttatgtattaaaaataacaataagtaAACCTGGGATTTAACTCAGgaagttagaaaaagaacaacaaaggaACCACAAGGATGACAGAAGGAATTAATCAACATAAAGCCAGAAATTAATTAATTGTATAGCAGAAAAAGAATGGAACTGACAAGTTTtaaaaagctcttttttttttttgtaaaacaatagacaaaggaagggaaaagagtaactttacagtggagaagcTGACAAACACCACTTGAGTCAGGTGATCAAGGTCAATGTCAACAATGAGCCAAATTGACAGTATGTACCCTTGCTACAATGTGATGACAACACACTTTGTCTCTGTGATCATCATTCCCCCAATCCATATTTCAGCCTAAtcataagaaaaacatcagacaaatcccagttgagagacattttaaataatgcctGACCAGTATTCCTCAAACTATCAAGCTCATCAAAAATGAGGAAAGTCTGAGAAAGTGTTACAGCTAAAAAAACCCAAGGACACATGACAATTAAACACGGGTAGTTTCCCAGATGGACTCCTGGAACAGACAAAGGACATCGGGTAAAAACTAAAGAAACCTAAATAAAATATGGACTTTAGTTAGTGATATTGGATCAATATTGTTTCATGCGTTGTGACAAATGCACCATTCTAATGTAAAATGTTGACAGTAGGGGAAACTGGGTATGGGGGATATGGAAATTCTGTAccatctttgtaatttttctcttaatCTAAAACTATTGCTTTTAATTTCCTAGTGTGGCAGTAACAAGTTAGCACACATTTAgtgatttaaaacacaaatttattttcctacagTTCTacaggtcagaagtccaaaatgagtctTGGGGACTAAAATAAAGGTGATGGAAGGGCTGGTTCCTTTGGGAGGCTCCATGGAGATTCCATTCTTTATcctttctagcttctagagggTGACAGCATTCGTTGActtgtagctgcatcactccaatttTTCCGTCTACTGTCATATTGCTTTCTCCTCTGTCTGAACTTCCTGTGTTCACCGTGTAAGGATCCTGTGATTACATGGGGCCCACCTGGATAGTCTGGATAATCTCCCCATCACATGATTCTTAATCTAATCATATCTTCAAAGTATCTTTGCCTTATAAGACAACATTCACATGTTCTGGATTTTAAGACGTGAACATTTTTTGGAGAGCCAATACTCAGCCAACTacattattctaaaattaaaagaaaatgttttaagaaaaaatagaaaaatctttaGAAAATCTGGTTACGACAAAAAGAGAACACACAATTAAATACCAAAGACCAAGGGGATAGGACAGCAGCCACAGAGATTTTAAGACTATCagagaaaaatacatacaaatatgaaataatacTTTTCATTATCTAGATGAAATACATTACTTCCCAGGGCAACAGGATGTTATgggaaaaaatttagaaaaagaccCAGGCACAAATGGAAAATGTTGTCAAAGATGGCGCTTGGATAAGATGCTTTTATAATGATTAGTttctatttattgagtgctacGAAGTAACAGACAGAGCTAGATTTCGAACCAGCATTTGCCTAGTTTCAAAGCCAATGTTCTTGATGTTGTCATAATTTTGCCTCCTGTGCATGTAGAAATCAGTCCTTTCATACCTTCAAGAAGCAGATTTTTCCTACTCTATGGACTATtccatggcagagcaggaaagCTACCCAACTCACTTTTAATTCCCCAATGCTATGTAGCAAGGGCTGTAGAGACAGCCTCCACTCACAAGTTACATCATCTTAATGGAGTTAAGAACCCCTACGGAGCTTGGTCCCTTATCTACAAAATGTACATAATGGTACATCTAATTGTAAAATTATTGTAAGAATTACATGAGAAAATTTGTGTAAGAATTTAAGTGCAGCAGAACATGGTATGAGATTGTAAAATTATCCCAACTGCcgttattattgttaataatcaTAAAACTTaataaagagagaataaaaagaaaaaatgaatatatttaaaaattctaaaaaatgtattagccaattgaattaaaaatatttgaaaagaataatcTACCACAACCAAGTAGAAAATATCACTTTGGTTATATCAATAGATCAAataagaaaaaccatatgatcattaaattttgaaaggcattgataaaaatattacaatCATTCTTAAAGggaaaagtctctctctctctgcttgtctctctcactgtgtctgtcttctgtctgattctctttctctacctttctctctctctgtctctgtctgtttctcactgtctctctctgtccgtctcaaaaaaaaaaaagatagaaactaCCCATGAATAGAAGAATAGTTCCTTAAtacattaaagaatattttacacTGATAGCCCATACTATTATTTATTGGGAAAATGCCACTAGAGacatttctattaatattagGAACAAAACAGGATTTCTGCTATCCTTCCtattgtttaatattatttttataagttttgatcacagagaaaaatagaatatgtGATCActggaaaggaaggaacaaagttATTATTCGCAGACAGCATGATAATATACATACCCAGAAAAACTCTAGACAATCAactggaaaataattaaaatagagtCCAGCAAGATGAAGGAACCTAAGTACAAATGGGCTTCAAACATACTGGCAATGATCAGAAAACCTAATGAGGAAAGAATCTCTTTcacaacagaaatagaaatataaaacaccTAGAAATACAAGCTTAATAAGAAATGTGTCAGACCTTGTGAAAAATACTGCAAGACTATatcaagaaacataaaataaggcTTAAAAAAGACATACAATGTGTCTGTGTAGACTATTATAAAGATTTCAATTTTACTCACATTAATTTTTAGGTTTAATGCAATCTGGTAAATCTcaatgagatttctttttcttgggagTTTTGCTGGAAGAATGAACACATtagaacagcaaaagaaaatttggaaatgcAAGCTAATAAGAGGAGTGAACTTGTTTCACCATACAGAAGATACATTGCAAAGCTACAGTAAAGGGTAGCATTGCTACAGTATGGATGGGTAAAAGAGAATAGCCCTGAATGAGgaaatactttattatatataatggCTTGAATACTAAAAAGGCAACATCACAAAACAAAGGAAGGGACAGATTACTCAATAAATGGAATATGGAAAATACCAGGCTAGATTCTTACCTTATCCCATAAGTCACACACAATCATCAATTCCAGCAATGTCTAAATAACACAATGTATGTAGAAaatgaaacaacacaaatatacagagaaaataaGGATGATTCTTAGGAGAAGGATCCTTTGGGCAAGGAAAATATCAATAGATTTGATGACAGGAAGTTTCAAAGTCTGTATATCAACactatcattttttaaactaaaaaggaAGTATCACTAACACATAAAAATGACAAGTTTGAAAAACTGTTTCCCACTGATTATAGACAAGGAGTTAATACCATTtgttttcagagttctttttttttttttttttttttttaattaaacctgTAAGAAAACTACTAACACTTCCATTGAAAAAAATGGGTTAAAAGGCATGGGCGATTATAGAGGAATTACAGATGGTGAATAAAGATGGGGGAAAGTGCAATTTTCTCCCAAATCTCACAAGTCTAAACATCACATTTGACATATTGAATTGTCAACTCAGGGCTACAGAGGATCAGGGGGACGCTGTCATGTAACCTGGGGATGGGGGAAGGTGGCGGGCGGGGCATGCAGTGCTGCTGTCTTGCTGGG
It encodes:
- the LOC126940199 gene encoding LOW QUALITY PROTEIN: 60S ribosomal protein L12-like (The sequence of the model RefSeq protein was modified relative to this genomic sequence to represent the inferred CDS: inserted 1 base in 1 codon), encoding MPPKFXPNEIKVVYLRCTGGEVGATSALAPKIGPLGLSPKKVGDDIAKATGDWKGLRITVKLTIQNRQAQIEVVPSASALIIKALKEPPRDRKKQKNIKHSGNITFDEIVNIARQMRHRSLARELSGTIKEILGTAQSVGCNVDGRHPHDIIDDINSGAVECPAS